In a single window of the Dryobates pubescens isolate bDryPub1 chromosome Z, bDryPub1.pri, whole genome shotgun sequence genome:
- the LOC104306303 gene encoding potassium voltage-gated channel subfamily A member 6-like produces the protein MRAEEPLALAAPRAGGGETEAEAAGEERSGGSCCSSERLVINISGLRFETQLRTLSIFPDTLLGDPSRRVRYFDPLRNEYFFDRNRPSFDAILYYYQSGGRLRRPVHVPLDIFLEEIRFYQLGQEAIETFREDEGFIPEEEKPLPQHHFQRQVWLLFEYPESSGPARAIAIVSVLVILISIVIFCLETLPEFRQEPKGTQPDFGEAAPLGDEALLLPPPPPPSGTPPPLHTAAGAGPFFTDPFFLIETLCIIWFSFELLVRFFACPSKPEFSRNIMNIIDIVAIIPYFITLGTELAQQQQQKQQPGSSSNNGGQQQAMSLAILRVIRLVRVFRIFKLSRHSKGLQILGKTLQASMRELGLLIFFLFIGVILFSSAVYFAETDDPDSLFTSIPDAFWWAVVSMTTVGYGDMYPMTIGGKIVGSLCAIAGVLTIALPVPVIVSNFNYFYHRETDHEEQCQYTHVTCGQQQSPFSEPKKGDSNQSLSKSEFLEAEDLESMKYSNFIPPNNQGYKEKKMLTEV, from the coding sequence ATGCGGGCGGAGGAGCCGCTGGCGCTGGCGGCCccgcgggcgggcggcggcgagACGGAGGCGGAGGCGGCGGGTGAGGAGCGGAGCGgcggcagctgctgcagcagtgagcgGCTGGTGATCAACATCTCCGGGCTGCGGTTCGAGACGCAGCTGCGAACCCTCTCCATTTTCCCCGACACGCTGCTGGGCGACCCTAGTCGCCGGGTCCGCTACTTCGACCCGCTCCGCAACGAGTACTTCTTCGACCGCAACCGGCCCAGCTTCGACGCCATCCTCTACTACTACCAGTCCGGGGGGCGGCTCCGCCGGCCGGTCCATGTGCCCCTCGACATCTTCCTGGAGGAGATTCGCTTCTACCAACTGGGCCAGGAGGCCATCGAGACCTTCCGGGAGGACGAGGGCTTCATTCCAGAAGAAGAgaagcccctgccccagcaccacttcCAGCGCCAGGTCTGGCTGCTCTTTGAGTACCCTGAGAGCTCCGGGCCAGCCCGGGCCATCGCCATTGTCTCCGTGCTGGTCATCCTCATCTCCATCGTCATCTTCTGCCTGGAGACCCTGCCCGAGTTTCGACAGGAGCCCAAGGGCACCCAGCCCGACTTCGGGGAGGCGGCGCCGTTGGGCGACGaggcgctgctgctgccaccgccACCGCCGCCGAGTGGGACTCCGCCGCCCCTGCACACCGCCGCCGGCGCCGGCCCCTTCTTCACCGACCCTTTCTTCCTCATAGAGACCCTGTGCATCATTTGGTTCTCCTTTGAGCTCCTCGTCCGCTTCTTCGCCTGCCCCAGCAAGCCCGAGTTCTCGCGCAACATCATGAACATCATTGACATTGTGGCCATCATCCCCTACTTCATCACCCTGGGCAccgagctggcccagcagcagcagcagaagcagcagcctggcagcagcagcaacaatgGGGGCCAGCAGCAAGCCATGTCCCTGGCCATCCTCAGAGTCATCCGCTTGGTCAGAGTCTTCAGGATCTTcaagctctccaggcactccaAGGGGCTGCAGATATTGGGGAAGACTCTCCAGGCCagcatgagggagctgggccttctcatcttcttcctcttcattgGGGtgatcctcttctccagtgctGTCTACTTTGCAGAGACTGATGACCCCGACTCCCTGTTCACTAGCATCCCTGATGCCTTTTGGTGGGCAGTGGTGTCCATGACCACCGTGGGCTATGGGGACATGTATCCCATGACAATTGGTGGCAAGATTGTGGGTTCCCTGTGTGCCATCGCAGGTGTGCTTACCATcgccctgcctgtccctgtcaTCGTGTCCAACTTCAACTACTTCTACCACCGAGAGACTGATCACGAAGAGCAGTGCCAGTACACCCACGTcacctgtggccagcagcagtcaCCCTTCTCTGAGCCCAAGAAGGGGGACAGCAACCAATCCCTCAGCAAATCTGAATTCCTGGAAGCAGAAGACCTGGAGTCCATGAAATACTCCAATTTCATTCCTCCCAACAACCAAGGctataaagagaagaaaatgctgACGGAGGTGTGA